From Caldicellulosiruptor hydrothermalis 108, a single genomic window includes:
- the aspS gene encoding aspartate--tRNA ligase has protein sequence MEGIKGFKRTKYCAEVSLEDVGKEVVLTGWVDTRRDLGGIIFVDLRDRTGIVQVVFDEKMGEELLDKADSLRSEYCIGVRGIVEKRPPETVNPKIKTGEVEVRATELRIFNKSETPPFPIEEGINVNEAVRLKYRYLDLRRPDMQRNLMFRHKLYQVVRNFLSQNGFIEIETPMLTKSTPEGARDYLVPSRIFPGKFFALPQSPQLFKQLLMVAGFDRYFQIVKCFRDEDLRADRQPEFTQIDIEMSFVDVDDVIEINEKLLKTIFGEMLGIDLKLPLPRLTYKEAMERFGSDKPDTRFGMELVDITDIVKNCEFKVFSDAANKGGSVRAINAKGCAATFSRREIDALVEFAKNFKAKGLAWIAVESDGLKSPIVKFLKEEEINEILKRLGAEVGDLLLFSADKDEIVFDVLGNLRLEIARKLNLLDKSKFNLLWVVEFPLFEYSEEEGRFVAKHHPFTSPMDEDLEYLETDPAKVRSKAYDIVLNGTEIGGGSIRIHSPEIQKRMFKALGFTEEKAQDRFGFLLEAFKYGTPPHGGIAYGFDRLCMLLLGLDSIRDTIAFPKVKDSSCPLTDAPSEVEPKQLRELHIKVDVVK, from the coding sequence GTGGAAGGTATTAAGGGGTTTAAAAGAACAAAATACTGTGCAGAAGTATCGCTTGAGGATGTTGGAAAAGAAGTTGTGCTAACAGGTTGGGTTGATACAAGACGTGACCTTGGCGGGATAATCTTTGTTGATTTGAGGGACAGAACAGGTATTGTACAGGTTGTGTTTGATGAGAAGATGGGAGAAGAACTTTTAGACAAGGCTGACTCATTAAGGTCCGAATACTGTATCGGTGTTAGAGGTATTGTGGAGAAAAGACCACCTGAGACAGTAAATCCAAAGATAAAAACAGGCGAGGTAGAAGTAAGAGCAACAGAACTGAGGATATTTAACAAGTCTGAGACGCCTCCTTTTCCGATTGAAGAGGGGATAAATGTAAATGAAGCAGTAAGATTAAAATACAGGTATTTGGACTTAAGAAGACCTGATATGCAGAGAAATTTGATGTTCAGACACAAGCTCTATCAGGTTGTGCGAAATTTTCTTTCTCAAAATGGGTTTATAGAGATAGAAACACCCATGCTCACAAAATCCACTCCAGAAGGTGCAAGAGACTACTTAGTTCCAAGCAGAATATTTCCGGGAAAATTTTTTGCGCTGCCACAGTCACCGCAGCTTTTTAAACAGCTTTTGATGGTTGCAGGGTTTGACAGATATTTTCAGATTGTAAAATGTTTTAGAGATGAAGACCTGCGAGCAGACAGACAACCTGAGTTTACCCAGATAGACATTGAGATGTCGTTTGTTGATGTTGACGATGTTATTGAGATAAATGAAAAACTTCTCAAGACCATTTTTGGAGAGATGCTGGGGATAGACTTAAAACTTCCTCTTCCAAGACTTACCTACAAGGAAGCAATGGAAAGGTTTGGCTCAGACAAACCAGATACTCGTTTTGGAATGGAACTTGTTGATATTACTGACATTGTAAAAAACTGCGAATTTAAAGTATTTTCTGATGCAGCAAACAAAGGTGGGTCAGTAAGAGCTATCAATGCAAAGGGCTGTGCGGCTACATTTTCAAGGCGTGAGATTGATGCACTTGTTGAGTTTGCAAAAAACTTTAAAGCAAAAGGTCTTGCATGGATTGCAGTTGAAAGTGATGGTCTGAAATCTCCTATTGTTAAGTTTTTAAAAGAAGAGGAGATAAATGAAATTCTAAAGAGACTTGGTGCAGAGGTTGGAGATTTGCTGCTATTTTCTGCTGATAAGGATGAAATTGTCTTTGATGTTCTTGGAAACTTGAGACTTGAGATAGCAAGAAAGTTAAACCTTCTTGACAAGTCAAAGTTTAATCTTTTGTGGGTAGTAGAGTTTCCACTTTTTGAATATTCAGAGGAAGAGGGCAGGTTTGTTGCAAAACACCATCCATTTACTTCGCCAATGGATGAAGATTTAGAATATTTAGAAACTGATCCAGCAAAAGTAAGATCAAAAGCATACGATATTGTGTTAAACGGTACAGAAATTGGCGGTGGTTCTATCAGAATTCACTCACCTGAGATTCAAAAGAGAATGTTCAAAGCCCTTGGATTTACAGAGGAAAAGGCACAGGATAGGTTTGGCTTTTTGCTTGAAGCTTTCAAGTACGGTACACCACCACACGGTGGTATAGCTTATGGATTTGATAGGCTTTGCATGCTGCTTTTGGGTTTGGATTCTATCAGAGACACAATTGCGTTCCCGAAGGTAAAAGATTCGTCGT